One genomic region from Paraburkholderia azotifigens encodes:
- a CDS encoding IS4 family transposase, producing MPASSRLLAEFSEFLFDPALADRVRRSPTAFTRNRTLTLPRMAALMMPGMCASVQAELDALFGALDKRGGQTRAVSAQAFSKARRGLSADLFDLARAHLISLAQPHIESMRWNGLRLVAADGSRLRVSTRRGHELRADHYVFALFLPGPELTLHAALHSADGAERQMLFEALDVLQPCTDLLLLDRGFIGNAMVATLTQREIAFCMRVDTHNWKCVTDFTRSGEAERIVTLQAPCEQDARDYELARTPSTVRLIRDLTPSGRVRVLMTSLLDGQRYPAASFGALYHQRWRVEEAFKRLKHRLRLEAVTGLDYLALQQDLGAKILADNLCTLLSDLDVSHDNVCASRPNRVYARGVLKPILGACLLRVRHCLEGLATLLALIHQNRCRIQPARSYPRPPGKTKPHCHLTYKFA from the coding sequence ATACCAGCTTCCTCGAGGCTTCTGGCTGAGTTCTCCGAATTCCTGTTCGATCCGGCGCTCGCCGATCGCGTGCGTCGTTCTCCTACCGCCTTTACCCGTAATCGCACACTGACCTTGCCGCGCATGGCTGCGCTGATGATGCCGGGCATGTGCGCAAGCGTGCAGGCCGAACTCGATGCGCTGTTTGGCGCGCTGGATAAGCGCGGCGGCCAGACCCGCGCGGTCAGCGCACAGGCGTTTAGCAAGGCGCGTCGAGGGTTGTCGGCTGATCTGTTCGATCTGGCCCGCGCTCACCTGATTTCTCTGGCTCAACCCCATATCGAATCGATGCGCTGGAACGGCCTGAGGCTGGTCGCCGCTGACGGCAGCCGTCTGCGCGTGAGCACCCGCCGGGGCCATGAACTACGCGCCGATCACTACGTGTTTGCGCTGTTCCTGCCGGGCCCCGAACTGACGTTGCACGCCGCGCTTCACTCCGCCGACGGCGCCGAGCGCCAGATGTTGTTTGAAGCGCTGGATGTGCTCCAGCCGTGTACCGATCTGCTGCTACTTGATCGTGGCTTTATCGGTAACGCGATGGTGGCCACGCTGACGCAGCGCGAGATTGCGTTCTGCATGCGCGTCGATACACATAACTGGAAGTGCGTCACCGACTTCACCCGCAGCGGCGAAGCCGAGCGCATCGTGACGCTACAAGCGCCTTGCGAGCAGGATGCCCGCGACTATGAACTGGCCCGTACACCGAGCACCGTGCGCCTGATACGGGACCTCACGCCCAGCGGTCGCGTGCGTGTGCTGATGACCTCACTGCTCGATGGCCAGCGTTATCCGGCGGCGTCTTTCGGCGCGCTCTATCATCAGCGCTGGCGGGTCGAGGAAGCGTTCAAGCGCCTCAAGCACCGACTGCGACTGGAGGCCGTGACGGGGCTGGATTACCTGGCATTGCAGCAGGATCTGGGCGCAAAAATCCTCGCCGACAACCTGTGCACCTTGCTCAGTGATCTGGATGTCTCACACGATAATGTCTGTGCCAGCCGCCCTAACCGGGTGTACGCACGCGGCGTGCTCAAGCCCATTCTCGGTGCGTGTCTTCTACGCGTGCGCCACTGTCTGGAAGGCCTCGCCACGCTGCTTGCGCTCATCCATCAGAACCGATGTCGCATACAGCCCGCGCGTTCATATCCTCGACCACCCGGAAAAACCAAGCCCCATTGCCATCTCACGTACAAGTTCGCCTGA
- a CDS encoding 5-formyltetrahydrofolate cyclo-ligase, whose translation MNSSIACNPGAKSKKELRATLLEARLHAARDASNNDALSRRVLDALTVYAPASVGLYWPLSGEFDIRDAIGVWLSGDGARRAALPVITGRSEPLEFHVWTPDMPMQVGAHRIHEPTSGEVVVPDLLFVPCVGFDADGYRLGYGGGYYDRTLSRFRAQGGKVPVTVGVAYEACRTDALLREAHDIPLDAVITDARWYPASLGGR comes from the coding sequence TTGAACTCAAGCATAGCATGCAACCCCGGCGCGAAATCGAAAAAGGAACTGCGCGCGACACTGCTGGAAGCGCGTCTGCATGCGGCTCGCGACGCATCGAACAACGATGCGCTGAGCCGTCGCGTGCTTGATGCGTTAACGGTCTATGCGCCCGCAAGTGTAGGGTTGTACTGGCCTTTATCTGGTGAGTTCGATATCCGCGATGCGATCGGCGTGTGGCTTTCGGGTGATGGTGCGCGGCGCGCTGCTTTGCCGGTAATCACGGGGCGTAGCGAACCGCTCGAGTTTCACGTATGGACGCCGGATATGCCGATGCAGGTCGGCGCACACCGGATTCATGAGCCGACTTCCGGCGAGGTCGTCGTGCCGGATCTGCTGTTCGTGCCGTGTGTCGGGTTTGATGCCGATGGGTATCGACTTGGATATGGTGGCGGGTACTACGACCGCACACTTTCTCGCTTTCGCGCTCAGGGTGGCAAGGTGCCTGTTACCGTCGGTGTTGCGTATGAAGCGTGTCGTACAGATGCGCTTTTGCGCGAAGCGCACGATATTCCGCTCGATGCTGTGATTACCGATGCTCGGTGGTATCCGGCGTCCTTAGGCGGACGGTGA
- a CDS encoding lytic transglycosylase domain-containing protein, producing MSKRLFRVYRAASLALAAAALVACSTASAVKPLQLSQLTNDDQIFVQLREAARNNDAGRAAQLAAMIPDYPAPSYLEYFQLKPQLFDGSGHPRIDANDAPVLSFLQRYDGQAIADRMRNDYLVVLGARHDWRNFDQQYARFVLNDDTQVKCYALESRAAKGENVTDAARALLVDPRNYGDGCVDLITSLAINQQFSTDDVWQQIRLAYEQNQTSTGAKLVDALGNNRPDPTLFDQAATTPPLLLARGVGADPQSHQLALLAITRMARNDPAMAAATFGSVAPSLTSPERAIGWGTIAYQAAAKQMPGAVDWYRLSANAPLSTPAYEWRTRVALLAGDWTMVRWSIEQMPPSLRSQPSWAYWHARALKAAGDVTTANQEFESIAQQYNFYGQLAGEELGQKTVVPPKTTVTDAEVQQAGNTPGFALAQKFYQLNLRLEGNREWNWPLRSMTDRQLIAAAEYARRIELYDRAVNTADRTKTEHDFSLRFLSPFRDIVERDAQSNGLDVEWAYGLIRQESRFIMNARSEVGASGLMQLMPGTAQLVAKKIGLGTISRAQMNDINTNILLGTNYLSMIYNEFDGSAVLATAGYNAGPGRPRNWRASLPRGVEGAIFAEAIPFQETRDYVKNVLSNTVYYAALFEGRPQSLKARLGYIQPLQ from the coding sequence ATGTCCAAACGCCTCTTCCGAGTATATCGCGCGGCCAGTCTGGCGCTCGCCGCGGCGGCACTCGTCGCGTGCAGCACGGCCTCCGCCGTCAAGCCGCTCCAGCTTTCCCAACTTACCAACGACGACCAGATTTTCGTGCAGTTGCGCGAGGCAGCGCGCAACAACGACGCAGGCCGAGCCGCGCAACTCGCGGCGATGATTCCGGATTACCCGGCACCTTCGTATCTGGAATATTTCCAGCTGAAGCCGCAGCTGTTCGACGGCTCGGGCCATCCACGCATCGACGCCAACGACGCGCCCGTGCTGTCGTTCCTGCAACGCTATGACGGCCAGGCCATCGCGGACCGCATGCGCAACGACTACCTCGTCGTGCTCGGCGCGCGTCACGACTGGCGCAACTTCGACCAGCAATACGCGCGCTTCGTGCTGAATGACGACACGCAGGTCAAGTGCTATGCGCTCGAATCGCGCGCGGCGAAAGGCGAGAACGTCACCGACGCAGCACGCGCGCTGCTCGTCGATCCGCGCAACTACGGCGACGGCTGTGTCGACCTGATCACGTCGCTCGCCATCAACCAGCAGTTCTCGACCGACGACGTCTGGCAGCAGATCCGTCTCGCGTACGAACAGAATCAGACCAGCACGGGCGCGAAGCTCGTCGACGCGCTCGGCAACAACCGCCCTGATCCGACGCTGTTCGATCAGGCGGCAACTACACCGCCGCTGCTGCTCGCGCGCGGCGTCGGCGCCGATCCTCAATCGCATCAACTCGCGCTGCTCGCGATCACGCGCATGGCCCGCAACGATCCCGCGATGGCCGCGGCAACCTTCGGCTCGGTCGCGCCGTCGCTGACGTCGCCGGAACGCGCGATCGGCTGGGGCACGATCGCGTATCAGGCGGCGGCGAAGCAGATGCCGGGCGCCGTCGACTGGTACCGGCTGTCGGCGAACGCGCCGCTGTCCACGCCAGCTTACGAATGGCGCACGCGCGTCGCGCTGCTCGCCGGCGACTGGACGATGGTGCGCTGGTCGATCGAGCAAATGCCGCCTTCGCTGCGCAGCCAACCCTCGTGGGCGTATTGGCACGCGCGCGCGCTGAAGGCCGCAGGCGATGTGACGACGGCGAATCAGGAATTCGAGTCGATCGCCCAGCAATACAACTTCTACGGCCAGCTGGCCGGCGAAGAACTCGGCCAGAAAACAGTCGTGCCGCCGAAGACCACGGTCACGGACGCCGAAGTGCAGCAGGCGGGCAACACGCCGGGCTTCGCGCTCGCGCAGAAGTTCTATCAGCTGAATCTGCGGCTGGAAGGCAACCGCGAATGGAACTGGCCTCTGCGCAGCATGACCGACCGCCAGCTGATCGCCGCCGCCGAGTACGCGCGCCGTATCGAACTGTATGACCGCGCCGTGAACACGGCCGATCGTACGAAGACCGAGCACGACTTCTCGCTGCGTTTCCTGTCGCCGTTCCGCGATATCGTCGAGCGCGATGCACAGTCGAACGGGCTCGATGTCGAATGGGCCTATGGTCTGATCCGTCAGGAGTCGCGCTTCATCATGAACGCGCGCTCGGAAGTCGGCGCGAGCGGGCTGATGCAGCTGATGCCGGGCACGGCGCAACTGGTCGCGAAGAAAATCGGTCTGGGCACGATCTCGCGTGCGCAGATGAACGACATCAACACGAACATCCTGCTCGGCACGAACTATCTGTCGATGATCTACAATGAGTTCGACGGGTCCGCCGTGCTCGCCACAGCGGGTTACAACGCAGGTCCGGGCCGTCCGCGCAACTGGCGCGCGTCGTTGCCGCGCGGTGTCGAAGGCGCGATCTTCGCCGAGGCGATTCCCTTCCAGGAAACGCGCGACTACGTGAAGAACGTGCTGTCCAACACGGTCTACTATGCGGCGTTGTTCGAAGGCCGCCCGCAATCGCTGAAGGCGCGTCTGGGTTATATCCAGCCGTTGCAGTAA
- a CDS encoding complex I NDUFA9 subunit family protein translates to MRHQTIAIVGGSGFIGSHLVNALVELGKTVRLATRRRYNARHLTLLPIDVVETDVFDPIQLARFVEGADAVVNLVGVLHGHRGDPYGPEFAKAHVELPTKIVSACEGKGVHRLIHISAIGADPRGPSMYLRSKGDGERAIHASSMLASTIFRPSVVFGPEDQFLNKFAFLQRMFPVIPLAKAGARFQPIFVGDVAKAIVNVLDLDASTGRTYELGGPSVYTLEALVDYCGEVIGKHARIIRLPDSLARLQALSFELAPGEPVLSRDNLDSMKIDAVLSAPLAPELDIEPASIETIAPVYLTGSSFRSRFNAFRASAGR, encoded by the coding sequence ATGCGACATCAAACCATCGCGATCGTCGGCGGTTCCGGCTTTATCGGCAGTCACCTCGTCAACGCGCTTGTCGAACTCGGCAAGACGGTGCGCCTCGCCACCCGGCGCCGTTATAACGCGCGGCATCTCACGCTGCTTCCCATCGATGTGGTCGAAACCGATGTGTTCGATCCTATCCAGCTCGCGCGGTTCGTCGAAGGCGCGGATGCCGTCGTCAATCTGGTCGGCGTGCTGCATGGGCATCGCGGCGATCCGTACGGGCCGGAGTTCGCGAAAGCGCACGTCGAACTGCCGACCAAAATCGTTTCCGCCTGCGAAGGCAAGGGCGTGCACCGGCTGATCCATATCAGCGCGATCGGCGCGGACCCGCGCGGCCCGAGCATGTATCTGCGCTCGAAGGGCGACGGCGAGCGCGCGATTCACGCGTCGTCGATGCTCGCGTCGACGATCTTTCGTCCTTCCGTCGTATTCGGTCCCGAAGACCAGTTCCTCAACAAGTTCGCGTTCCTGCAGCGCATGTTCCCGGTGATTCCGCTGGCGAAAGCGGGCGCGCGCTTTCAGCCGATCTTTGTCGGCGATGTCGCGAAAGCGATCGTCAACGTGCTCGACCTCGACGCGTCGACGGGCCGCACCTATGAACTCGGCGGTCCGTCCGTCTATACGCTCGAAGCGCTCGTCGATTATTGCGGCGAGGTGATCGGCAAGCACGCGCGCATCATCCGGCTGCCGGATTCGCTCGCCCGGCTGCAGGCGCTGTCGTTCGAACTCGCACCCGGTGAACCCGTGCTGTCGCGCGACAATCTCGACTCGATGAAAATCGACGCCGTACTGAGCGCGCCGCTCGCGCCCGAACTCGATATCGAACCCGCCAGCATCGAAACCATCGCGCCCGTGTATCTGACGGGCTCGTCGTTCCGTTCGCGCTTCAACGCGTTCCGTGCGAGCGCGGGCCGTTAA